In a genomic window of Sarcophilus harrisii chromosome 4, mSarHar1.11, whole genome shotgun sequence:
- the C1QL1 gene encoding C1q-related factor, translating into MLLVLVVLIPVLVSSGGPDGHYEMLGTCRMVCDPYPARAPGSTTAARPDGEPLSEHSGAPPPSTLVQGPQGKPGRAGKPGPPGPPGDPGPPGPVGPPGDKGEPGKPGPPGLPGPGGNGAISTATYTTVPRVAFYAGLKNPHEGYEILKFDDVVTNLGNNYDAASGKFTCNIPGTYFFTYHVLMRGGDGTSMWADLCKNGQVRASAIAQDADQNYDYASNSVILHLDAGDEVFIKLDGGKAHGGNSNKYSTFSGFIIYSD; encoded by the exons ATGCTGCTGGTCCTGGTCGTGCTGATCCCCGTGCTCGTCAGCTCTGGCGGCCCCGACGGCCACTATGAGATGCTGGGCACCTGCCGAATGGTGTGCGACCCCTACCCGGCTCGAGCCCCAGGTTCCACCACTGCCGCCCGCCCCGACGGTGAACCCCTGAGCGAGCACAGTGGTGCACCCCCGCCCTCCACCCTGGTGCAGGGACCCCAGGGGAAGCCTGGCAGAGCCGGGAAGCCTGGACCCCCGGGACCCCCAGGAGATCCTGGCCCTCCGGGTCCCGTGGGCCCGCCTGGGGACAAGGGTGAGCCCGGAAAGCCAGGTCCCCCTGGGCTCCCGGGCCCTGGAGGCAACGGTGCCATCAGCACTGCCACCTATACCACGGTGCCCCGGGTGGCCTTCTACGCGGGCCTGAAGAATCCCCACGAGGGCTACGAGATCCTCAAATTTGACGACGTGGTCACCAATCTAGGGAACAACTACGACGCAGCCAGCGGCAAGTTCACGTGCAACATCCCTGGCACCTATTTCTTCACCTACCACGTCCTGATGCGAGGAGGGGATGGCACCAGCATGTGGGCAGATCTCTGCAAGAACGGGCAG GTCCGGGCCAGCGCCATCGCCCAGGATGCTGACCAGAACTATGACTATGCCAGCAACAGCGTGATTCTGCACCTGGATGCTGGGGACGAGGTCTTCATCAAGCTAGACGGCGGCAAGGCGCACGGCGGCAACAGTAACAAATACAGCACCTTCTCCGGCTTCATCATCTATTCCGACTGA